One genomic segment of Brassica napus cultivar Da-Ae chromosome A3, Da-Ae, whole genome shotgun sequence includes these proteins:
- the LOC106439562 gene encoding phosphopantothenoylcysteine decarboxylase, translated as MENGKRDRDDMEVQPSPRKPRVLLAASGSVAAIKFGNLCHCFTEWAEVRAVVSKSSLHFLDKLSLPPEVTLYTDEEEWSSWNKIGDPVLHIELRRWADVMVIAPLSANTLAKIAGGMCDNLLTCIIRAWDYSKPLFVAPAMNTLMWNNPFTERHLLSLDELGITLIPPIKKRLACGDYGNGAMAEPSLIYSTVRLFWESQGHQQSGGGTS; from the exons ATGGAGAATGGGAAAAGAGACAGAGACGACATGGAAGTGCAACCCTCCCCTAGAAAGCCACGTGTACTCCTCGCAGCAAGCGGAAGCGTCGCCGCCATCAAATTCGGCAACCTCTGCCACTGCTTCACAGAATGGGCGGAAGTGAGAGCCGTCGTCTCGAAGTCGTCTCTCCACTTCCTCGACAAGCTCTCTCTCCCACCGGAAGTGACTCTCTACACAGACGAAGAAGAGTGGTCGAGCTGGAACAAGATCGGCGATCCCGTGCTTCACATCGAGCTCAGACGCTGGGCTGACGTCATGGTCATCGCTCCTTTGTCTGCTAACACTTTAGCcaag ATAGCTGGTGGGATGTGTGATAATCTTCTGACTTGTATCATAAGAGCTTGGGATTATAGCAAACCGCTTTTCGTTGCGCCGGCTATGAATACTTTGATGTGGAACAATCCTTTTACGGAGAGGCATCTTTTGTCGCTTGATGAGCTTGGGATCACACTCATTCCTCCGATCAAGAAGAGGTTGGCTTGTGGTGACTATGGTAATGGCGCGATGGCTGAGCCGTCTCTTATCTATTCTACTGTTAGACTCTTTTGGGAGTCTCAGGGTCATCAGCAAAGTGGTGGTGGAACTAGTTAA
- the BNAANNG11020D gene encoding uncharacterized protein At3g17950 isoform X2: protein MGLSFTAATMPMMPFRASSHRHVSPSLTASDATRPNQRKRPPSNSAERHRRRKWWRFCRDDDDGPGNGLQRGAGDCSRRSSLGEYLEVERRFGDEAVYGSAEAELEGAVARYREQQPAVAERALFADGRVLPPASAEIVTGESTPVATALCRFPVSLTGICSGGR, encoded by the coding sequence ATGGGACTTAGTTTCACAGCAGCAACCATGCCCATGATGCCTTTCAGAGCTTCTTCCCACCGCCACGTGTCACCCTCCCTCACAGCCTCCGACGCAACGAGACCCAACCAGAGGAAACGTCCTCCTTCTAACTCGGCTGAGAGACATCGACGCCGCAAGTGGTGGCGTTTTTGCCGAGACGACGACGATGGCCCCGGAAACGGGTTGCAACGTGGAGCCGGAGACTGTAGTAGACGTTCGTCTCTCGGGGAGTATCTGGAGGTTGAACGGAGGTTTGGAGATGAAGCCGTCTACGGCTCCGCAGAGGCGGAGCTAGAGGGTGCGGTGGCGCGTTACCGGGAACAGCAGCCGGCGGTGGCGGAACGGGCGTTGTTCGCCGATGGGAGGGTACTTCCTCCGGCTTCTGCTGAGATTGTTACCGGAGAAAGTACACCGGTGGCTACGGCACTTTGTAGATTCCCGGTTTCCTTAACCGGTATATGCAGCGGAGGGCGATGA
- the LOC106442283 gene encoding proteoglycan 4-like, whose translation MIYDAVVALNEPEGSSKWAISTYVRRLMNPNCPDGHEALMTHHLEVMKKSGILTMVKKSYKLAVSSPPGNVAAAGAVASGSEIPPTYTGSLDMVVASGWEIPRTYTGPLDMVVASGSEIPPTNTSSLDMLAVTASGSASQPLKRGRGRPPKPKTEAPQQQQPIDARPISQAVQPSTNVEPSAVQPSGEQPELPVANPSPVVTEPAKRGPGRPRKDGSGPSVPASNLAVTMKRRGWPMSCRASGRERKPISVPPPDSMLPVATLAPAGEAMAVAAVMKRGPGRPPKRGRGRTAGRPIQDTPRLVTRATANIQEADYGELKRRLGLASEKVKEILNVLEAGIAGDKQAVAQAAQELEGLILMMQPEEAAPPQIESETQGMELGQGSKGGGEQAPIQTMILAQPNAMEEVQPEEAAPEIETEAQGMELGQGSEGGGEQAQIQTLILTQPQPQTLTQPRPQTPPQLQPETLTLTEPEPQILRELEPQTVPELEPLPELEPLLELEPLIDLEPLPLTQSQPQILPQIEPNTEAEAMDEDIF comes from the exons ATGATTTACGACGCGGTTGTGGCGTTGAACGAACCTGAGGGTTCCAGCAAGTGGGCAATCTCCACGTACGTCCGGAGGTTGATGAACCCTAATTGTCCTGATGGTCATGAGGCTTTGATGACTCACCATCTCGAGGTCATGAAGAAAAGTGGCATTCTCACcatggttaagaaatcatacaAGCTTGCCGTCTCTTCTCCTCCGGGGAACGTGGCTGCTGCGGGTGCTGTGGCTTCCGGATCGGAGATTCCTCCGACTTACACCGGTTCGCTTGATATGGTGGTGGCTTCCGGATGGGAGATTCCTCGGACTTACACCGGTCCGCTTGATATGGTGGTGGCTTCCGGATCTGAGATCCCTCCGACCAACACCAGTTCGCTTGATATGCTGGCTGTCACTGCTTCTGGCTCGGCTTCTCAGCCTCTGAAGCGAGGTCGTGGACGTCCACCAAAGCCTAAGACCGAAGCTCCACAACAGCAACAACCCATTGATGCTCGACCAATCTCACAAGCGGTGCAACCATCCACCAACGTTGAACCCAGCGCTGTCCAGCCAAGCGGGGAGCAACCCGAGTTGCCTGTGGCCAATCCTTCCCCGGTGGTCACGGAGCCGGCAAAGAGAGGCCCTGGTCGTCCAAGGAAAGACGGATCTGGTCCGAGCGTTCCAGCTTCGAATCTGGCTGTAACGATGAAACGAAGGGGCTGGCCAATGAGTTGTAGAGCTTCTGGGAGAGAGAGGAAGCCCATATCTGTCCCGCCTCCTGACTCTATGCTTCCTGTCGCCACCCTTGCTCCGGCTGGTGAAGCTATGGCGGTTGCGGCCGTGATGAAGCGTGGACCAGGACGTCCACCTAAGCGTGGACGAGGACGTACCGCAGGTAGACCCATACAG GACACACCAAGGCTAGTTACGAGGGCTACTGCGAACATCCAAGAGGCTGACTATGGAGAACTCAAGAGAAGGCTTGGCCTTGCT AGCGAGAAAGTAAAAGAGATCTTGAATGTGTTGGAAGCTGGTATTGCTGGGGACAAACAGGCTGTGGCGCAAGCTGCACAAGAGCTGGAAGGATTGATACTGATGATGCAGCCGGAGGAGGCAGCACCACCACAGATTGAATCTGAGACACAAGGAATGGAACTTGGACAAGGAAGCAAAGGAGGAGGAGAACAAGCACCGATCCAAACCATGATCCTAGCCCAGCCAAATGCCATGGAAGAAGTGCAGCCAGAAGAGGCAGCACCAGAGATTGAAACTGAAGCACAAGGAATGGAACTTGGACAAGGAAGCGAAGGAGGAGGAGAACAAGCACAGATCCAGACCCTGATCCTGACCCAGCCGCAGCCTCAGACCCTGACCCAGCCGCGGCCCCAGACTCCCCCTCAGCTTCAGCCCGAGACCCTGACCTTGACCGAGCCTGAACCCCAGATCCTTCGTGAACTTGAGCCTCAGACTGTGCCTGAGCTTGAGCCTCTGCCAGAGCTTGAGCCTCTTCTTGAGCTTGAACCTCTGATTGACCTTGAGCCTCTGCCCTTGACCCAGTCCCAGCCGCAGATCCTGCCCCAGATTGAGCCCAATACAGAAGCTGAAGCAATGGATGAAGATATATTCTGA
- the LOC106444117 gene encoding B3 domain-containing protein At5g25470: MLPERKMQECLSKSSFSKSLSPGQNWKSKSMRIIPEEFLRSTHESFEHRVVFSVPWNNSWQLWLRPDKKGLFMIKEDWDEFVDDNFLGLDDTLVFTHQETMYFQVRIFKKDGKEIISAPLEFEPQKETTSASASASGRTATRGRKSCANLQNPERYLLNPQNPYLAKTLKKTNHLLHVGLPVIRQYGLEFGPHDSSMYFILPDGNKVDGLTKYYNDLPSFLGWADVCQQYNLKIGDNVVCEFELSGRVVAAVRVHFVNQ; this comes from the exons atgtTGCCGGAGAGAAAGATGCAAGAATGTCTGAGCAAGTCTAGCTTCTCCAAGTCTCTGTCTCCAGGTCAAAACTGGAAATCTAAATCCATG AGGATTATTCCGGAAGAGTTCTTGAGAAGCACCCATGAGTCTTTTGAGCACAGAGTGGTGTTTAGTGTTCCTTGGAACAATTCTTGGCAACTCTGGCTCCGTCCAGACAAGAAAGGTCTGTTTATGATCAAAGAAGACTGGGAtgagtttgtggatgacaactTCTTAGGTCTAGATGATACCTTGGTCTTCACACACCAAGAAACTATGTATTTCCAAGTGAGAATCTTCAAGAAAGATGGAAAAGAGATCATCTCTGCACCTCTTGAATTTGAACCCCAAAAGGAGACAACCTCTGCCTCTGCCTCTG CAAGTGGAAGAACAGCTACTCGAGGGAGAAAGAGTTGTGCTAATTTGCAAAACCCTGAGCGATACCTCTTAAACCCCCAAAACCCTTATCTTGCGAAGACGCTGAAGAAAACAAATCATTTGCTG CATGTGGGCCTTCCGGTGATTAGGCAGTATGGCTTGGAGTTTGGTCCCCATGATTCCTCCATGTACTTCATTCTTCCCGATGGAAATAAAGTGGATGGCTTAACTAAGTATTACAACGATTTACCTAGTTTCCTTGGCTGGGCGGATGTATGTCAACAGTACAACCTCAAAATAGGAGACAATGTAGTT
- the LOC106439563 gene encoding WUSCHEL-related homeobox 1 isoform X1, whose product MWMMGYNEGGADSFNGGRKLRPLIPRLSSCPTATGNTNSDHRFNMAVVTTMTAEQNKRELMMLNSEPQHPPAMVSSRWNPTPDQLKALEELYQQGTRTPSADHIQQITAQLRRYGKIEGKNVFYWFQNHKARERQKRRRQMENGHDESVVTTTSLVSNQGFDKKDSKGYKVEHTKNWICSVGCDTQQEKPHDHHHQEEPVSIAMVATKRNGRHGGDEIQSFPVRNARWHMMQLPPGLYPSSQQQHNNHQLNLNSTTVSLNLSTSNSNVPAAKDTVTFSPSFLRTRGARNTEACDDNKDQEQHEDCSNGELEHQEQTLELFPLRKEGFCSNGGDDGKEKESGIQCFYEFLPLKN is encoded by the exons ATGTGGATGATGGGTTACAACGAAGGAGGTGCAGATTCTTTCAACGGAGGAAGAAAGCTTCGTCCTCTCATCCCTCGCCTCTCTTCTTGCCCCACCGCCACCGGAAACACCAACTCCGACCACCGCTTTAATATGG CAGTGGTGACAACAATGACGGCGGAGCAGAACAAGAGGGAGTTGATGATGCTAAACTCAGAGCCTCAACATCCACCAGCAATGGTGAGCTCACGGTGGAATCCGACACCGGATCAGTTAAAGGCTCTTGAAGAGCTTTACCAACAAGGAACAAGAACTCCTTCGGCCGACCATATCCAACAAATCACCGCGCAGCTACGACGGTACGGGAAGATAGAAGGCAAAAATGTTTTCTATTGGTTccaaaaccacaaagctcgcGAACGCCAGAAGCGTCGACGACAAATGGAAAATGGCCACGATGAATCAGTCGTTACGACAACGAGTCTTGTCTCAAACCAAGGATTCGACAAGAAAGATTCAAAAG GTTACAAGGTTGAACATACCAAGAACTGGATATGTTCGGTCGGATGCGACACACAACAAGAG AAACCTCATGACCATCATCATCAGGAGGAGCCTGTCTCAATAGCGATGGTAGCAACGAAACGCAATGGTCGTCATGGAGGAGACGAGATACAAAGCTTTCCTGTGAGAAATGCCAGGTGGCATATGATGCAGCTACCACCTGGACTCTACCCTTCTTCACAACAACAGCATAATAATCACCAACTCAATCTCAATTCCACTACAGTTTCTTTAAACTTGTCCACTAGCAACAGTAACGTTCCCGCTGCTAAAGATACAGTCACATTTTCACCTTCATTTCTGAGGACAAGAGGAGCAAGGAACACAGAGGCTTGTGATGATAATAAAGATCAAGAACAACATGAAGATTGCTCAAACGGTGAATTGGAACATCAAGAACAGACACTAGAGCTGTTTCCATTGAGAAAAGAGGGGTTTTGTAGCAATGGTGGCGATGATGGGAAAGAGAAGGAGAGTGGCATTCAATGTTTCTACGAGTTTCTTCCATTGAAGAACTAG
- the LOC106442282 gene encoding uncharacterized protein LOC106442282 — MGEAKILVEVELDKPFPQRIALDDKQGNIYLVDVEYTWIPSACERCGALGHKEKRCLLPHKPHDSAPAKANITNEEIPLVAIDMLLPNSSTLVGAVETDSHLTPGHQAHKITTNSALTTPLEVPAPTTFTHSHEVQSTSCSKIENNLPMLAVEETAHPQSHVMEEIPSKEIILETPQASENEQSIGHYSPIANNLQQFHMERDLSPLTNGRDDGLGEVGETSGYNITRGGRLIKPTQKIQDMEWTNVRGKGKRGRRGRGNHVH; from the coding sequence ATGGGAGAAGCTAAGATATTAGTTGAGGTTGAGTTGGATAAACCGTTTCCGCAACGAATTGCTCTAGATGATAAGCAAGGGAATATCTATCTGGTGGATGTCGAGTATACTTGGATCCCAAGTGCTTGTGAGAGATGTGGAGCGCTTGGTCATAAGGAGAAGAGGTGTCTTCTGCCCCATAAACCACATGATTCCGCTCCTGCGAAAGCTAATATAACAAATGAAGAGATCCCTTTGGTGGCGATAGATATGTTGCTACCAAACTCATCTACATTGGTGGGTGCTGTGGAGACTGACTCGCACTTGACTCCTGGCCATCAAGCACACAAGATCACTACAAATTCTGCTCTCACTACACCTCTTGAGGTCCCTGCTCCTACTACATTCACCCATTCGCATGAGGTACAATCTACTTCTTGCTCAAAGATTGAAAACAATTTACCTATGTTAGCAGTTGAAGAAACTGCTCATCCTCAGTCACATGTTATGGAAGAAATTCCATCAAAAGAAATCATTTTGGAGACTCCTCAAGCCTCTGAAAATGAGCAATCAATTGGTCATTACTCTCCTATTGCCAACAACCTTCAGCAATTTCATATGGAACGGGATTTATCCCCGCTAACAAATGGGAGAGATGATGGTTTAGGTGAGGTTGGAGAGACTTCTGGTTATAACATAACTAGAGGAGGAAGACTGATTAAACCGACTCAAAAAATTCAAGATATGGAATGGACAAATGTTAGAGGAAAAGGTAAACGAGGTCGTCGCGGCCGAGGGAACCATGTACACTAG
- the LOC106439565 gene encoding outer envelope protein 64, chloroplastic: MASSHASNLWVLLGLGIAGILLAAKKLKKTIRQDLGAFIDKLLLLPPPPPPPPKAPHPLTALSFAISDLFDVTGYVTGFGHPDWVRTHEPASSTCPVVSTLVEGGATCVGKTVVDELAFSISGETKHYESPTNPAAHDRIPGGASSGAAVAVATNAVDFALGIDTVGGVRVPAGYCGVLGFKSSHGAISNAGIIPVSSSLDSVGWFARDPNTLRRVGHVLLHLPFATPRNPRQIILADDYFQLLKIPVDRITQVVIKSAEKLFGKQLLKHQNLENYFESKVPSLKEYARTKAISSTKVPTSRLLANVMQLLQRHEFLQNHGDWINTVKPAIDPVISSQLSENSKLTNEEIENLNTVRNQTRAAINSLLKDDGILVIPTMPTIPPKLGSKEIISEDYQNRASSLLSIASISGCCQVTVPLGYHEKCPVSVSFIARHGGDRFLLDTVQTMYASLQENSSVIADPKSSKKTISQEESAEMAKEKGNQAFKEKQWQKAIGLYSEAIKLNDSNGTYYNNRAAAYLEIGSFLQAEEDCTKAITLDKKNVKAYLRRGTAREMLGVYKEAMDDFRHALVLEPNNKRASQSAERLRKLFQ, translated from the exons ATGGCGTCGTCTCACGCTTCGAATCTGTGGGTGCTCCTAGGCCTAGGCATCGCCGGGATTCTCTTAGCTGCTAAGAAGCTGAAGAAAACCATCCGCCAAGACTTGGGCGCCTTCATCGACAAGCTCTTGCTCCTTCCCCCgccgcctcctcctcctcccaaaGCCCCTCACCCTCTCACCGCTCTCTCCTTCGCCATCTCCGACCT ATTCGATGTTACAGGCTACGTGACTGGCTTTGGTCATCCAGATTGGGTCAGGACGCACGAACCTGCTTCTTCAACGTGCCCTGTGGTTTCAACTCTCGTTGAAGGTGGAGCTACTTGTGTTGGCAAAACTGTTGTTGATGAACTTGCCTTCAG tATCAGTGGAGAAACCAAGCATTACGAGTCTCCCACAAATCCTGCTGCTCATGATCGTATCCCTGGTGGCGCTTCCAGTGGAGCTGCTGTTGCCGTTGCAACTAACGCTGTGGATTTTGCGTTAG GCATAGACACAGTTGGCGGTGTAAGAGTACCTGCTGGATACTGTGGCGTTCTTGGATTCAAATCTTCCCATGGGGCTATTTCAAACGCAGGGATCATACCAGTATCTTCCAGTCTTGACTCTGTTG GATGGTTTGCTCGCGATCCAAACACCCTACGTCGCGTTGGCCATGTACTCTTGCACCTTCCATTTGCCACACCACGGAATCCAAGGCAAATCATACTAGCTGATGACTATTTTCAGCTGTTAAAGATCCCCGTGGACAGGATTACACAGGTGGTGATCAAATCAGCTGAAAAGCTTTTCGGAA AACAATTGCTGAAGCATCAGAATCTGGAGAACTATTTCGAATCTAAAGTCCCTAGCTTGAAAGAGTACGCTAGGACAAAAGCCATCAGTAGCACGAAGGTCCCTACATCGAGACTACTGGCGAATGTGATGCAGCTTCTTCAAAG GCACGAGTTTCTTCAAAACCATGGGGACTGGATCAACACAGTGAAGCCAGCTATTGATCCTGTGATTTCTTCACAACTGAGTGAGAACTCCAAACTAACTAATGAAGAGATTGAGAATCTGAATACAGTCAGAAACCAGACGCGAGCTGCTATTAATTCACTTCTCAAG GATGATGGCATTCTGGTTATCCCAACAATGCCAACTATTCCTCCAAAACTTGGTAGCAAAGAGATCATCTCTGAAGACTATCAAAACCGAGCTTCCAGTCTACTTAGCATTGCCAGCATATCAGGCTGTTGTCAG GTGACTGTGCCGCTGGGATACCACGAGAAGTGCCCTGTCTCAGTGTCTTTCATAGCAAGACATGGTGGTGACCGCTTTTTACTAGATACAGTGCAGACAATGTATGCATCTTTGCAAGAGAACTCCAGCGTTATTGCCGATCCTAAATCATCTAAAAAGACTATCAGCCAAGAAGAGTCAGCTGAAATGGCCAAAGAGAAG GGTAACCAAGCATTCAAAGAGAAGCAGTGGCAGAAAGCTATTGGCCTATACTCAGAAGCTATTAAGCTAAATGACAGCAATGGTACCTATTACAATAACAGAGCTGCTGCATATCTTGAAATTGGGag CTTTCTTCAAGCCGAAGAAGACTGTACCAAAGCCATCACTCTAGACAAGAAG AATGTGAAAGCCTATCTACGAAGAGGAACCGCTAGGGAAATGTTAGGCGTTTACAAAGAAGCCATGGATG ATTTCAGACACGCACTGGTTTTGGAACCAAACAACAAACGGGCGTCTCAATCGGCCGAGAGATTGCGAAAGCTATTCCAGTGA
- the LOC106439563 gene encoding WUSCHEL-related homeobox 1 isoform X2 codes for MWMMGYNEGGADSFNGGRKLRPLIPRLSSCPTATGNTNSDHRFNMVVTTMTAEQNKRELMMLNSEPQHPPAMVSSRWNPTPDQLKALEELYQQGTRTPSADHIQQITAQLRRYGKIEGKNVFYWFQNHKARERQKRRRQMENGHDESVVTTTSLVSNQGFDKKDSKGYKVEHTKNWICSVGCDTQQEKPHDHHHQEEPVSIAMVATKRNGRHGGDEIQSFPVRNARWHMMQLPPGLYPSSQQQHNNHQLNLNSTTVSLNLSTSNSNVPAAKDTVTFSPSFLRTRGARNTEACDDNKDQEQHEDCSNGELEHQEQTLELFPLRKEGFCSNGGDDGKEKESGIQCFYEFLPLKN; via the exons ATGTGGATGATGGGTTACAACGAAGGAGGTGCAGATTCTTTCAACGGAGGAAGAAAGCTTCGTCCTCTCATCCCTCGCCTCTCTTCTTGCCCCACCGCCACCGGAAACACCAACTCCGACCACCGCTTTAATATGG TGGTGACAACAATGACGGCGGAGCAGAACAAGAGGGAGTTGATGATGCTAAACTCAGAGCCTCAACATCCACCAGCAATGGTGAGCTCACGGTGGAATCCGACACCGGATCAGTTAAAGGCTCTTGAAGAGCTTTACCAACAAGGAACAAGAACTCCTTCGGCCGACCATATCCAACAAATCACCGCGCAGCTACGACGGTACGGGAAGATAGAAGGCAAAAATGTTTTCTATTGGTTccaaaaccacaaagctcgcGAACGCCAGAAGCGTCGACGACAAATGGAAAATGGCCACGATGAATCAGTCGTTACGACAACGAGTCTTGTCTCAAACCAAGGATTCGACAAGAAAGATTCAAAAG GTTACAAGGTTGAACATACCAAGAACTGGATATGTTCGGTCGGATGCGACACACAACAAGAG AAACCTCATGACCATCATCATCAGGAGGAGCCTGTCTCAATAGCGATGGTAGCAACGAAACGCAATGGTCGTCATGGAGGAGACGAGATACAAAGCTTTCCTGTGAGAAATGCCAGGTGGCATATGATGCAGCTACCACCTGGACTCTACCCTTCTTCACAACAACAGCATAATAATCACCAACTCAATCTCAATTCCACTACAGTTTCTTTAAACTTGTCCACTAGCAACAGTAACGTTCCCGCTGCTAAAGATACAGTCACATTTTCACCTTCATTTCTGAGGACAAGAGGAGCAAGGAACACAGAGGCTTGTGATGATAATAAAGATCAAGAACAACATGAAGATTGCTCAAACGGTGAATTGGAACATCAAGAACAGACACTAGAGCTGTTTCCATTGAGAAAAGAGGGGTTTTGTAGCAATGGTGGCGATGATGGGAAAGAGAAGGAGAGTGGCATTCAATGTTTCTACGAGTTTCTTCCATTGAAGAACTAG
- the BNAANNG11020D gene encoding uncharacterized protein At3g17950 isoform X1, translating to MQDPRNHVPSSPTISSVSSSDLDTESTGSFFHDRSITLGTLMGLSFTAATMPMMPFRASSHRHVSPSLTASDATRPNQRKRPPSNSAERHRRRKWWRFCRDDDDGPGNGLQRGAGDCSRRSSLGEYLEVERRFGDEAVYGSAEAELEGAVARYREQQPAVAERALFADGRVLPPASAEIVTGESTPVATALCRFPVSLTGICSGGR from the exons ATGCAAGATCCACGCAATCACGTCCCATCCTCTCCCACCATCTCCTCCGTCTCTTCCTCCGATCTTGATACAGAG TCTACAGGATCCTTCTTCCATGACAGAAGCATCACACTTGGAACTCTTATGGGACTTAGTTTCACAGCAGCAACCATGCCCATGATGCCTTTCAGAGCTTCTTCCCACCGCCACGTGTCACCCTCCCTCACAGCCTCCGACGCAACGAGACCCAACCAGAGGAAACGTCCTCCTTCTAACTCGGCTGAGAGACATCGACGCCGCAAGTGGTGGCGTTTTTGCCGAGACGACGACGATGGCCCCGGAAACGGGTTGCAACGTGGAGCCGGAGACTGTAGTAGACGTTCGTCTCTCGGGGAGTATCTGGAGGTTGAACGGAGGTTTGGAGATGAAGCCGTCTACGGCTCCGCAGAGGCGGAGCTAGAGGGTGCGGTGGCGCGTTACCGGGAACAGCAGCCGGCGGTGGCGGAACGGGCGTTGTTCGCCGATGGGAGGGTACTTCCTCCGGCTTCTGCTGAGATTGTTACCGGAGAAAGTACACCGGTGGCTACGGCACTTTGTAGATTCCCGGTTTCCTTAACCGGTATATGCAGCGGAGGGCGATGA
- the LOC106439568 gene encoding protein C2-DOMAIN ABA-RELATED 4 has protein sequence MTTTGPARTSSLMDDLLGLLRIRIKRGVNLAVRDINSSDPYIVVKMGKQKLKTRVINKDVNPEWNEDLTLSVTDPSLTVLLTVYDHDMFSKDDKMGDAEFEIKPYIEALRMQLDGLPSGTIVTTVQPSRRNCLAEESKVTWIDGKLVQDLVLRLRHVECGEVEAQLQWIDLPGSKGL, from the exons ATGACAACGACGGGTCCCGCGAGGACAAGCTCATTGATGGACGATCTCTTGGGACTCCTTAGAATCCGCATCAAACGTGGCGTTAATCTCGCCGTCCGTGATATCAATAGCAGCGACCCTTACATCGTCGTCAAAATGGGCAAGCAG aaGTTGAAGACTCGTGTCATTAACAAAGACGTAAATCCAGAATGGAATGAAGATCTGACTCTCTCCGTCACAGACCCCAGTCTTACCGTCCTCTTG ACGGTGTACGACCACGACATGTTTAGCAAGGACGACAAGATGGGTGATGCAGAGTTCGAGATAAAACCGTATATTGAGGCTTTAAGGATGCAACTTGACGGACTTCCTAGTGGAACCATTGTCACCACGGTTCAGCCAAGTCGTCGCAACTGTCTAGCCGAGGAGTCTAAAGTCACTTGGATCGATGGTAAGCTCGTCCAAGATCTCGTTCTCAGATTACGACACGTCGAATGTGGAGAGGTCGAGGCTCAGCTTCAGTGGATTGACCTCCCTGGCTCCAAGGGTCTATGA